One Elusimicrobiota bacterium DNA window includes the following coding sequences:
- a CDS encoding class I SAM-dependent methyltransferase, which translates to MYLSNKVSTLINRIVHSYTLGFIKYLLGFRKAYTSLTSREHEILSVFAKGKKCIIEVGVFEGTTSKIFCQSMDSGGKLYLIDPYFLELRLEKLLNFSFPQFIAKREIRKWNHQVKFIRQTSVEAAHTLLKSQIKAELIFIDAKHDYYSVLEDFKIW; encoded by the coding sequence ATGTATTTAAGTAATAAGGTTTCTACACTTATAAATAGAATTGTTCATAGTTATACTTTGGGATTTATAAAATACCTTTTAGGCTTTAGAAAGGCTTATACCTCACTAACATCACGTGAACATGAGATACTCTCAGTTTTTGCGAAGGGGAAAAAATGTATAATTGAGGTAGGCGTCTTTGAAGGGACTACCAGTAAAATATTCTGTCAGAGTATGGATAGTGGTGGGAAACTCTATCTTATAGATCCATATTTCTTGGAGTTAAGATTAGAAAAGTTGTTAAACTTTTCATTCCCGCAATTTATAGCTAAAAGAGAAATAAGAAAATGGAATCATCAAGTTAAATTTATACGACAGACTTCAGTAGAAGCTGCCCATACATTGTTAAAGTCTCAAATTAAAGCGGAACTTATTTTCATAGATGCTAAGCATGATTACTACTCAGTTCTGGAAGATTTTAAAATTTGGAT